From one Amycolatopsis sp. FDAARGOS 1241 genomic stretch:
- a CDS encoding helix-turn-helix domain-containing protein, with the protein MVLAKGFHVDRALRAGESAEMPHGPAQTRVEPTFYNVAEAADLFRLDQSTMYRHLRSGRFPGLKIGGRYVVPRVVVERLVNDVLALGHCIDVADWAARWNERTVVVAGGAA; encoded by the coding sequence GTGGTGCTGGCGAAGGGCTTTCACGTGGATCGCGCGTTGCGGGCAGGGGAGTCGGCGGAAATGCCGCATGGACCTGCGCAAACACGGGTAGAACCGACGTTTTACAACGTTGCCGAAGCGGCTGACCTGTTTCGGCTCGATCAGTCGACGATGTATCGCCACCTGCGTTCGGGCAGGTTCCCTGGATTGAAAATCGGTGGCCGCTACGTCGTGCCTCGCGTGGTCGTCGAGCGGCTCGTCAACGACGTGCTCGCGCTCGGCCACTGCATCGACGTTGCTGACTGGGCTGCTCGTTGGAACGAGCGCACGGTCGTCGTCGCGGGGGGTGCGGCCTGA